GCACGAGGTGGTGGCCCAGGTGTGTGAAGCGCTGGGGGAGAGTTTCGTGGAGATCGACATCGACACGGACCCGGCCCTGCTCGCGGCGTACTCCGATGAGATCCCGGTGACCCTGGTCGACGGGCGCCGGCACGACTTCTGGCGCGTCGACCCGGACCGGCTGCGGGCCGCGCTCACGAGCTGACCGCACCGGTGACCTCCGCGTTGACCGCCCCCGGCGTGGGTGAGACTTCTCACCTGTGCTAGCCGTGCCGGTTCCACCGCTCGGGCTCGGTTTGTTCTCGTGTTCACAAACTCCTACAGTGAACGGGCCGCGAGGACGATTCGGGCT
This genomic interval from Nocardioides cavernaquae contains the following:
- a CDS encoding glutaredoxin family protein encodes the protein MSGSVHVLVLRAAGPRVTVYMRPGCHLCTVAHEVVAQVCEALGESFVEIDIDTDPALLAAYSDEIPVTLVDGRRHDFWRVDPDRLRAALTS